The DNA sequence CTCCTATCCTGCCAATAGACCAGCCTTTGCTTGCTTTCCCAGCTCCCACCATACACCTCATCCAGATTTTAAACCCCTTCCTAGCCCACTGGCCACCTTGCCTCACCTGATTTTTGATTGATTCAGAGGAGAGAAAGCGAGCGATGAGCTGGTGCTGTTGAAAGGCAGGAGACTGAGAGGAGAAGTATTAGGAGAAAGGAGGGCAGGAGGGTTTTAAAATCTGGATGAGGCTTGTGGTTGCAAGCTGGGACAGGATATATAGTTGGCACTGTTTATATGAATCTTTGGGGGAAAGTTTACTATAGTCACTTTTTCCCACTTTTGtcggggtcctgcacccctagcccccatgaatatggaaggccaactataCTGCTAACCCTTAACCCAAGCAGGATGCCTTTGCAACTGGAAGAAATAACCCAGCAACTTTCTGATTTCAGAGAGCAAGCGTGAAGTCTATGACCGATATGGCAAAGAGGGGCTCATGGGTGCAGGTAAGCAGAGCCTTGACAGGGTTTGGGTTATGCTGAAGAAAGACAAATACCACCTCGTTGCTTCCGTGCCTTCGACTGATTAAAAAGTACCAGTCTGTATTGCCAAGTGAGGAgtgaacagaaataaaacaactgCCAATGGACTATTGTTTTATGTGAGCTCAGAAACATATTGATTTCTTCAACAGCTGCTACTGTACCATGTGGTATTGTGATGAATGATCCGGCACAGAACTGAGCTTGGCACAATTATATGGCTGTTTTGTTACTGAAGCCTTGACCAGATCTTAGCACCAATCCATAATGACCTGTGGTGTAGTTAGGTCGTTGTCGTCCAAACAGTAGAGAAACCTATGGCGCATTACACACGCACCTAAAGTATGTAccgtgtacatactagggttaccCGGGGGTGTCTtttccagatgcccccaaccctagtacatacacggTATGtataaaatggtggtgcccattctagaTAGGCCCCGCCATTAGGTTGTCAcaaatgcgccgcctccaaatggggcggtgcgGATGTGACATCCTTGTGCCGCGCGAGGGTGCCTGGGATGCCTTTtttgcggccccggaaggagctccgaaatggagctccttctaggatttacatcgctggcgcagcctttagatggctgtgccagcgacgcaaggctgaaaggggccaaacagcccctttctcctccccgctgccaccgggtgtccttggggcatgaagccccaaggacacctctttccaggccgcagggaagcggccttttgccgcttccctgcggcctggaaagcggtggatcagggcctcagaggctgccgctgtggccactgaggacctgatccggcggggaaagggcagtctgtaacacacctatgtTTCAGTGGCTGGAATCTCATTGTGCCCAATAAAATACTGGGTTTTCTGGTGTTGAACAGCTTTCTGTTTGGGTAAAATGGATTTCTTCAACTTTTGTGTTACCCCTGATCCAACAACTTTGAACTGGTGCTTGATAAACTGTCTGCCTTGGCCTGCAGAACCTGTAGGCAGCAGTGCTCAGTTAGTAGATCATAATCTAAAAGATGTTTCATCTAAACCTATAAGCCTTTACTTGGTTAAATGGTGGAGCTGTGTTTTAATCTGTCTACATAGAGGGGGAAACATTATCTGGTttcttgcctttttcttcctccaggtGCGCCCAGTGGTTCCAGACCTCATCCAGGACCTGAATTCACCTTTACTTTCCGCAGCGCCCATGATGTCTTCCGGGACTTCTTTGGAGGACGAGATCCTTTTGCTGACTTCTTTGGTACATGCAAGTTTGAATCCTCAAAATGATATCCTTTCCTTGTGGTAATGGGATGCTctgtggagggagagaaaaggctcTCTTTCCCATCTCTTGACTTTGGGGCCTGGAGGACAGATGATGAAATTCTTGAAGGCAGGTAATGCTTGAAAGATGAAAGGATTAGCAGTGAAGTGAGTAGACTAGTTTTTTAGACTGGGAATGAGACCAAGAGTTTATGGAAACATATGCTCCTTTTCCACCTGTGACCAATCTTTTATAGGATTTGGTTGGGAAACCTTAGATTCAGGAAGCCTGGTCCTTTGGGCTTCTTCAGACATCCTCATGATATTGTCATGTGGTGGTTTACCAGATTTTGTACACATTTCTTCTATTCTCAAAGGCTGAAATGACTTCTCTAAAGCATGGTTACTTGAAGTAAGAACTTCATGATATAATAAACCATTTTTGGTCtcagttttttttcttcattctccTCCACCACTGGAATACGGACCTGAAAGTTTTCCAGGCATTGACTTTGCCCATCAGGCTGAAAGATTTTCTTGAAAGAAAATTACATCATTGAAGAAACTGACGTCAATGAACGTTTCATTGACTTCAGTCAAATTGATTTCATTGAAGTTGATGTCACTGAAGTAAAAAGCGAACTTCATCCCTTAGACTGAAAGAAGTTCCCTACCCCTGACACTAGATATTGCTGCTATTTTCTGATGGAGTTGTGTTTCCTGTTCTACTGGTATTTCACTCTTCCCTAGACAAGCTCAAAGTGGCCGATTTCTTGCACTCCTCAGCAAGAGACCTGCTTAGCTTTGTACCAGtatcaaacaattacaaataatTTTCTGGCCCTTTTGAAATATGGCACATGTTGAAGTCGTTAATTCAGATGCTTCCAGAAAGGATGGGATGATAAACCCACCTGTGCATCTGATTAAAAGTAAAGGCTGGAAATCTGAGTGGGAAGGGAACAGGATCTTGAGCAGCCAGTTTCCCCTCCTTTTTGAATGAGTCCCAGAAAGCAAGGTGCCACATCCTTTCATGCAGGAGATGATAGATTGGTTCTGGGTAAAATGTTGATACTGGCCATGATTGCACAGTCCTTGGTTCACAGAGCTGGTTCACACTTTTTCTTGCAGCCCAGCTGAGAACTTGGactgtgtaataaaaaaaaaatagttctacCACTCCTGTTATCAAAGAAGCAATGGAATTGGTGGAGATCGTTGTGAATTGGGGAAATCTTTTGCATCTTCTAGTAGCCAACACTCCCTAGATCTCAGAAGGCAAGGAAGGGAAGATTAAACCTCCCAATTTCCTTAGATCTGACTTCTGGGGGGTGATATTGGGAAAGAGTGCATATATATCTATGTGTAGAGAGAATGTGTATTTATGTATAAGAGGAGGAAAGGTCTGTGTGGGCACTCAGATTGTAGATCTCAGtgggtaaatttacagcgcttcataaataaaggttaataataataataataataataataataataataataataataaggaagggAGGTTTCAATCTTcccatttctctgtgctgaaatcaGGAGTGGAGTGGCAGAATATGtctatatgcatatatgtatatgttaatTGTATGATGGGAGTTAAGGTTATGTGTgcacacattgtgtgtgtgtgtgtgtgtgtttgtgtgtacacacacacacacacacacagcctactTTGAGGAAGCACCAGTATCCTGGAGACTTTTGGCAGTTGGCAGACAATCTCTCCTTTCCAGATGATCCCTTCTCAGACTTGCATGGGCATGGTCCCCGACATCCTGCAGCAGGGACATTCTTCTCATCTTTTCAAGCATCACCAGGTAAGAAAAGAACATCTGGAATAATTTGCTCCCTTGGCCCACTGCAAATGCCctgtagctcccagaattacTTTTTCCTCCAACCACGATTTCATCCTACTGTTGGATGATGCAGTTTGCTCTCTATTATGACTGTACTGTATTATACAAGATCCTTTGAGAAgggaaagccaccacatgtgtcttatATCCTTGTCCTTCCTGGCCTATTAAACAAACCAGaagggactggctgagtgggtgaaggaggtagtcagtgcctccccacaacaaatatatatctgtatctacaacaaggcagagtttCAAAATGTCTAAAAGAGGCAATTGTGACTATAACCAAGGCTATGAAGTAGTGATGATTTTGGGGTTACATTTTGTCCTACTccggagtaagatatttttttcgTAATGTTACTCCTACatctactcctgtaaaaacctttTACTCCTTACCTCTTACttctactccccagccctggggaaaagccgcggttgctttgcaaggctggtgtgtgtgtgtgtaagtgtgtctCTTTGCCTCCTGGTctcttccccagtgcaatatactataataaaattgtattttgatGTTTGCATATACAATATGAtaataggaataaggagtaacacatttcttttttattctttattcctACTCCTATTCCTGTAAAAActtcttactcctttactccttactcctactccctaGCCCTGACTATAATAATTAATTGTTGGCCAGTGTCCAACCTATCAATTTTGGGCAAGCTATTGGAATGTGTGGTGGTTTCCACAAAGGGATATCTGGATAAAATGGagtatctagatccatttcagtctggtttcaggcctggttatggaacagagacacccttggtcaccttggtggatgacctacgcagggaactggacaagggGAGTGTCTCCccgttagttctgctggacctctcagcagctttcgataccctCGACCATGGTCTCCTTCTGAGCcatctctctgggatgggacttggaggtactgttttacagtggctctgttccttcttggaggggcaaacccaAAAGGTGGTGATAGGAGACTCCTGCTCGACTACCTGTccattggcctgtgggatccttcagggttctgttttggcccctatgctattcaacatatacataaaactgctgggagaggtcatccggagttttggggtggggtgccataaatatgcagatgacactcaactccaCTACTcatttccacctcaatccaaggaggctgtcctggtgctaaaccagtgtctggcatcAGTAATGGACAGGATGAGGGCAGACAAAtttaaacttaatccagacaagacagagatactcctggtcagtcaaaaggcagggatacagcctgtgttagatggggtcactttccctgaagacacaggttcatagtttggaagtactcctggactcagctttgaacctggaggcccaggtctctgcagtgaccaggagtgctttcgcacagtTAACTGCtcctgttccttgagacatcaaaTCTGTCTACGGTGGTGCATGTCTTGTTTACAACTCATGtggactactgtaacatactctatttggagctgcctttgaagagtgttcagaaacttcagctggtccaaagagttcTGGCCACACTGTTAATGGAGGCAGAttatagagatcacacaacaCCCTGGTTGAAACAGCAACACTGGCtgactgccagtttgtttctggtcacaattcaaaatgatggttatgacctataaagccctatatggctctggtccaggctatttggcagaccgtatttCCCTGTATGAGCTAGCCCAGGCCCTGatatcctcaggagaggcccttctttccgTCACACCATCAACACAAGCATGGTTAGTGGGGACAtgacagagggccttttccatggctgctcctagactctggaactccctgcccagggagaccagaatggcccttTCTTTATTATCCTTCCGctggcaagcaaagacttttctgttcagACAAGCATTTGAAATAGAAGGTTTTTAAAGGACTTTGGCTGAGTCTTTGGCTgggtttaaatgtattttaaaaacttaaatcttttaaaatatattttattgttttatatgctatctgttttaatattgtaataatttaattctgttttaatgtaacacttttctgtgttttaattgtactgttttgatcCTGTAAgacgctctgagtcccagttttggggaaagggtgggagataaataaatataacagcaacagcaactatAACTCTGAGGGTGAACGTGGTCTTGTGGTTTGAGGCCAGTATTTCCTCTCCTTTGGTGGATCTCTCCACTGGGCTTTGCCCTTCATTCCCCAGTTCCAGTAACATTTTGCCTTGCAAGCCACTCCAGCATGCTCTTTCTCTGTTCCTCCCTTTCAGAGTTCTTTTCCCCTACACTTGGTCCTGGGATGAATGCAGGGATGGGCTTCCGCTCTGTCTCCACCTCCACAAGGTTCATCAATGGCAAACAAATCACTACTAAGAGGTAAGCTTAACTCAAATTTTTATCCAAtcgtgctttcttttcttttcttttttttagcatCATCTGCTTTTAACAGTTTTGGGGTGCTCTTCCAGAATAATAAACCACAAgggttgagtgtgtgtgtttgtttgtgttggaacctgtggccctccagacccAGCCAGTATGCTcttggtcagggatgatgggagaaaGAAACCAGTAACATGaacttcctctctctcacctccacccattaatttctgttcagcattcagctgcacgtattatttcactcgctcgccgttatgatcatgtctcccctctgttgtcttcccttcactggctccctcttcctttccgcatcaggtacaaacttttgttactgaccttcaaagctctgcatgggctggcccctctttatttaactgatcttctctcttcctacatccctactcgcactctccgctctggtagccaaaatctcctctctcagcccaggatcttctctgccccatcccggatccgtcccttctccctagctgcccctcattcctggaaccttcttcctccgcatgcacggctcatcacttccctaaccagctttaagacagagctgaaaaccatattgtttagggaagcgttctcagggaatttgtgattgttatctggctgtctgacaatagttgatgtgatgtgatttgtttgatatttgatgtttttaatctgttttttcctttttagatggtaattttatctattcctcttttaattgttattatcttagaatgtacgccttgggcaggcttttatctactcctaattttaccaactttgtacagcgctgtgtataattacagcgctatagaaataaagtttaataataataataataaagttacgTGTTCCCTCCAATAGCAGTTTGTTTGCAATGTTTATTGCCCACCTTTCCTGCAGTGAACCCAAGGTTGCTTTCCCCCATTTTATCTTCCTGACAGCCCTGTATGGTAGCTGAGGCTTAGGCGGGTAACATTTCCACTTCTGATACCCAAGGTGTTTTAATAGGAGATATCAGGGATGGAACCTTTGAAATTTCTGCATGCAGAACTTATTTGGACAATGAACAATTAGAACTGCCCCAGAAGTAGTTAAGTGCTACTTCCATTGCTCAGGGGTTATGCTTCCCATTCACTGTCCCTTTACTGGTCCAGTGGCCTCTGTGTTCAGTTGTTTGAGTACCTTGGGAACCCAAAGGCCATAGCAGTGTGGAGTTGATGAGAGAAGCAATGCAGTCTTGCCCTATCTTGCTTGTAGTTTCCTTCTGGGTATCAGCCTTCATAtcaggtggcgcagtgggtaaatgcctgtactgcagccattcactcaaaaccacaaggttgcgagttcaagaccagcaaaagggcccaagctcgactcaggcttgcatccttccgaggtcactaaaatgagtacccagactgttgggggcaaattagcgtacttgttaattagcttacttgctgttcaccgctatgatctttggaatagcggtatataaataaaacaaattattattattattattattattattattattattattattattaccgaCTATTCTGAATGGAGTTGTGCCCTCTTGAAGGATGAGGTTCAAAGTTTGGGAGTGCTTCAGGATCCAACATTGCTCCTGAAAACCTGAGTGGCTAGGAGTGCTTTTGCCCAGCATTAACTGTTGTGCCAGCTGTTCCTTCTGTTGGGGAAGCCAAATTGGTTTGATCTCCTCCCATTTAGGGGATTACAATAGGATCTATGTGGGCTATCCTTTAAAGTGTGGTTGATGCCATATGCAATGGCTAGGATTCTTTCTGGTGTATATCTTTTTCAGACCACATTATACCTGCTTTATATCAAATGTATTGGATTCTGATTTTTTGTGGATCACAAATCAAAGTGCTGGTACTTGCCTATCAACCGCTCAAGTGCTTATGGCCAGGATATTTGAAAGAACACCTTCTGCTTGTAAGATTTGTAataatcttcttctttttttaaatctttttttcaaaGTTCCATATACAAATTGCTAACATAATATCCATGAATTTTTGACAATCTTCATTTGTCCGTTCTACATCTCATTAAGTAAACTTTAATATAGATATTAAGTTTAACTTAATTATGTGACtgcttttgatatttttttcttttttaaactccCTTAAGTTTCTCTGTAgagtaaaaagataaaagtaatAAATCTTCTAAAGCTATATGTCTCATTACCAAAAATAGTTTCATTAGCAAGAAGGCAGAAACaaggccttttttttttgtgACAGTACACCATTATGAATATTTCTCCTCCAAATGGTTACACTAGCCCATCCTTGATAACTTTGGTAGGTTGACagcaaaaatatatttgtttttccaGGCTTTTAATGATTTTTAGTTTCAGAGTGAAGGTTTTAACACTgtttttaatgctcacttttgacACTTGTTattctttgaattgtggtgttctATGAAAATCCTTGGGGGCTCTTGTTACAGCTGAAAGGCATTTTAGAAAtgcctttataaataaaatataaaataaccaGAGGGAAATGGCTCAGGGGGAGTTGCAATTTTtggagcttttaaaaatgtttactgCCTTTCTTTCACCTGCTGCTGTTCAAAAGGGCCAGAAATTTACTCATTAGCTGAATCACAAGCCCTCCTGACAATCAGATTGAAGAAGTTTACCTAATTGCACCAACATGTACTGGACGGGGTTGTTTTGTGCTTCTCTCTGTTGCCCTCTGCTCTGTCTTGCAGTCTAACTGAAAAGGCTAGTGTGCCAGGGAGAAGAATTTCTGACTGGTGAACTTGCGAGTTGGCACTCACTCCTTCCTCAGATCTAGAGGAAAGGGGCACAGAGAAGTCATCAGGGCAGGCATAATATTCTGTATTGATCAGAGTCAGTGGGCTGATATGTTATTTGCCTTCATTGTGTATCGTGTCCCCCCGCCCCCGGCAATGTTTTCTAGGATCATCGAAAATGGGCAGGAGAGGATAGAGGTGGAAGAAAACGGGGAGCTGAAATCAATCCAGATTAATGGTAAGCAGCTACAGGGTGAGGATGGTATCCTGAGTTCTCAGAACAAAGCCTTCTGTATATTCAGCAGCACACGCTTCTGTCTTGAGCCAGAGGCCAGAAATTTGATGCCTTCCCTAGATGCCTTCTGCCTGATCTCAGTGTGTGTCCTTGGAGACGGGGAGTAATAGACCCTTGTCCCTGTGGTGTTCTTCTCACAGTGACACTTAATCTCCAGCTGTGTTAAGGTTTGAGGGAAGTGTGTGAGAATCTCAAGCTCACATCCCCTCTCCCCCCACAGAACATGTATCTGGTAAGATGTTTGTAGAACAGCTTTGGACTTGGAGATTGGAAGAAAGGTGTCCCTGATAACACTGGGGACTatttcaaaatggcagctggaggGAGGGGTGGTGTTTCTGGGTTGTGCTGGAAGAGCCTATAAATCTATAAgcagagcatgggaaaattaCTGTTTGGGGACCAGAGCTCCAAGTACCCCTTAGCTAGTATGGCTTCTGGCCATGGCGGTTTCGGTTTTCTGGGGTTGTAACGTAAAATTTCCAAACTCTACATAAAAGTAAATATGATAATATAGTATGTAAAGTTAAGGATTTCAGGTTGGTGGAGAGAGCTGTGGAAGAGTTGTGGAAATCCATAAAAGATTTTCAGATGGACTTCCATCCGTGCCTACTATGTTCCAGGCATTTGCTGCTCCCATAAATGATGGTACCATTGAGAGTAGAGAATTTAAGTTTTCTTCAACGTGGGATACATCTTTTGCTCAAATATATATGTTCAATTTTTTCATGTATTTGCTCAAAAAAAGCTGGGGACCACATGTTTGCATAGTGACCATGCTATTGTTAGGATCCGCCCCAGGCTAATCTAGGACCTAATAGGGTCTTGCTCCCACCACTGGAAGACATTTTGTCTAAAGGAGCGGAGGGCGAAGCTTTAAtcgtccagatgttttgggcttcagctctgAGTCAGCATTGCTAATGAAAAGGAATTGTAGGAGTTAGTCTAAAGCTTTTCCTAACTGTTGGGGCTCACTGAGCAAGCCTAGAGTAGTAGAGTAGTGGAGATGAGCTGTGAGGGGTgtgaggaggaagaagggcaatggaaagcaAGGCTTCCTAACTCTGGGTTTGAACTTCTCCCTCGCAGGTGTTCCAGATGACTTGGCACTAGGCCTGGAGCTGAGCCGGCGGGAGCAGCAGGCCGTGCAGAACCGTAGGGCATCATCATCGCCCCCAGTGACACTGCCTCAGCGCCCACCTCCAAAGCGCCCGACCCCCAGTTCATCCCCTGTGATTTTGTACACAGACAGTGATGAAGATGATGAGGACTTGCAGCTGGCAATGGCCTACAGCCTGTCTGAGATGGAGGCTAAGGGCCAGCACAGAGCAGGTGCGAGAAGCCCCACAAAAAAGCGGCCCCAAGGAAAAACTCCTTTGCCACAAGGGAGTCCTCTTGTGGACAGTCAGGCGGGTGGGCCATCCAGAGGCTCTGCAGGGACCATGGGTGGGGGTGGGCGGGGGAAGGGCAAAGGCAGAGACCCCTCCCCCAAGAAGAAGAAGGACACACAGTGCAGCCTCTTGTGAGCTCCACCTGAGACTGCGTCTTCATTGCCTGGCCCATTCCGGAccctggccaatggcagagtgggttGTTCCTTGAGGACTGTGATGGTGTGTTACTAGCAGAGATACCCAGGGCCCATTCCGCCAAAAAGGTGGCACTATCAAGTAAAGGGCAAGCAGGATCAGATTGTGTTAACTctttgtgtgtgcttgtgtgtagtTTGGCTTGTAGAGACATCACCTGGGCAGCCTGCACACCACGGGCAGCTCTGGTGGCATTCTGCAAGCTCAGACCACACTCTCTGCTTACCTGTTTTTTTGCATGGCTTGGCTGCATGGCCCCATTGCCCTCCCTGCCCAGTGCAGGATAGGTAAaacaaggggggaggggggacttgCTCTGGGCTGGCACTGGCTGCTTGTTGTCAGGGTTGAGTGCTGAGCCCTATGGTAAAAGGGGGTTGCTTCTATCCTTGGGGCTTTGTGCTAGCTTAGCTTCTTGGCAGAGTTGTTCTTCATTTACACTCTGCCCTGAATTAGAACAGCTTGGTGGCTTATACGGAGGGAGCTGAGGCCATCTTGGCTTAAATCTTTGACATTTGTTTTAGACCCAAAAGGGAAAAGGGTGCCTTTTTCCAGTGCAATATTTTTCTCCATCCCCTCCACCTAGTTTCAGTGTTGTGCCTTTGTCCTCTAGCAGAGTTGCAGGGGATGCACTAAGGGCTAACAAGAGCATAAAATTGAGCTAAAGCTGGTGGCAGTGCTGTATACAGTACCTGGACCCAAACCCAGATGGTGCAAGCTGTAACATGGGTGAACAGCTGTGccactccagatgttttcagactGCAGTTCCTGTAAATCCCTCAGTTAGTTATGCTGACTAGTGCTGATGAAAGTAATAAGCCAAACATATTTGGAGGGTCAAAGCAGCTCGGTGTGTAAAAGAAAGCATCCTTCCTAGGATGACGCCATTCTCTCCTGGCTCCTTAGGGACATCCTGCGCAGTGAGACTGGCAAAATATCTCCCCCTTTAAACCCCATCCTGGACAAGGCAGGTGAGGTATTAGGACAGGGACTAACTTAGAATTCAGTTCCTGTTTCTAGTTGAATGTGGGACTGTAGTGACATCTGCATCTGCCATTATCATTCTGCCTCCCCCAGAGTGTGATGCTTTCAAATAGAAACAGGAACTGAGGAGTATGCACTACTTGTCTTTCATGTATCCCTGTATCTGTACAGTTTCCTAAGTGCATAACACCTTCCCCTGCAGGTGTTGCTCAGCCATTGTCTGCTTTAAATCTGTCTCCTTAGCATTTTGCACCCCATATATGTATGCTGCAGCCTCccatttcctctctcttcccttgCCTGAGAATAGCTGGTAGGTTGaggtcctcttcctccctttgtcTCCCCCCTGGTGGCAGGCCCTGGATAAGGCTTCGGTGGATGCTTGATGTAGGAATGTAACTTGTTGGTGccgtttctttttctttgctgctgCCACCTCCGTTGTCGCCGCTTGTCTGCTCACCTGCCTGTCCCTCCCTCCTGTGCTTCCCATGCCACAGACCCTGATGGACAGGCATATTCTGTCTGATGCCCACCCATGCTGCCTCCCTGCAGGTAACCCTCCAGTATTCCTTTTACCTGACCCCATATGAAAATTCAGGGTTGTTTAACAGCAGGGCTGTGTATATTTCTTACATACTTGGCTTTTGCCATTTAAGGGTCCCCAGTAGTTTGGTCCTTCTGCCCTGCCCCACCCATTTAAACTATGTTTCTAGCTGCAGAGTGAAGTTGCCTCTGTGTGTCTTCCCTTTGTCCGTTCTCTTATGTTGCCCTTTCTTTGACCTTAAAATACCAATGAAGTTCCCATTACACCAAGACTATTTGAAAAactggagtccccccccccactccaaaatacaacaaatatttgCAGATCATATACTTCATTGTGTTATTCTGTCTACAGACCATAGGTTGTCTGAATGCAGTATTTTTTAATTGAGCTGAGGTGGTACAGGAGAGCCAATttggtgatttgagtgttggactatgactctggagacaaagagtttgaatccccgctcagccatggaaaccaactgggtcaccttgagcaagtcactgtCTCTTTCATCGTCAGAGGAAggctaaccccctctgaacaaatcttgccaagaaaccctcatgattggttcaccttagggtttccgtaactcagaaatgactttaaaggCAGACAAAGATGACAAGGAGGTACAGAATATACACAGCCCCGTGACTTTGAAATGTGAAAATCTGTGGGCCCTGCCTGTATTCATATGCTATCCTGTAAACTCTGTCCTCCTTCCTTAGTACACTTCCCAATAAATAAATGCCTGCCCTAGCTATATTTTGTGGGGTAATGACGTACAGGAAGCAGCAGTAGCTAGGTGGTGCTCTGGAGGATTTGACAGCCAGGGCCTTCTTAACCATTTCTTGAGA is a window from the Sceloporus undulatus isolate JIND9_A2432 ecotype Alabama chromosome 1, SceUnd_v1.1, whole genome shotgun sequence genome containing:
- the LOC121936659 gene encoding LOW QUALITY PROTEIN: dnaJ homolog subfamily B member 2-like (The sequence of the model RefSeq protein was modified relative to this genomic sequence to represent the inferred CDS: inserted 1 base in 1 codon; deleted 1 base in 1 codon); the encoded protein is MVDYYEALGVPRNASPDDIKKAYRKKALQWHPDKXPDNKEYAEQKFKEIAEAYELLSDKSKREVYDRYGKEGLMGAGAPSGSRPHPGPEFTFTFRSAHDVFRDFFGGRDPFADFFDDPFSDLHGHGPRHPAAGTFFSSFQASPEFFSPTLGPGMNAGMGFRSVSTSTRFINGKQITTKRIIENGQERIEVEENGELKSIQINGVPDDLALGLELSRREQQAVQNRRASSSPPVTLPQRPPPKRPTPSSSPVILYTDSDEDDEDLQLAMAYSLSEMEAKGQHRAGVF